From one Thermoanaerobaculum aquaticum genomic stretch:
- the infC gene encoding translation initiation factor IF-3 codes for MADDRDRVRINEMIRLSPVRLIDADGTQVGIVPIEHALELARQRGLDLVEVAPTARPIVCKIMDWGKYRYEQEKKAREARKKEHQIEVKEVKFRPGVADHDFQTKLNMVKRFLAEGKHVKVTIMFRRREMRRLENGYEVLERVREALADVAKVEKDASMADGGRDLTMVFVPLRRGSS; via the coding sequence ATCGCAGACGATCGAGATCGGGTAAGGATTAACGAAATGATCCGGCTTTCGCCGGTGCGCCTCATCGATGCTGACGGTACCCAGGTGGGTATCGTCCCCATCGAGCATGCCCTCGAGTTGGCCCGCCAGAGGGGACTTGATTTGGTTGAAGTTGCGCCTACCGCTCGCCCCATCGTGTGCAAAATCATGGACTGGGGCAAGTACCGCTACGAGCAGGAAAAGAAAGCCCGGGAAGCGCGCAAGAAGGAGCACCAAATCGAGGTCAAGGAAGTGAAGTTTCGGCCCGGGGTGGCGGATCACGACTTTCAAACCAAGCTCAACATGGTCAAGCGCTTCCTCGCCGAGGGCAAGCACGTGAAGGTCACCATCATGTTTCGGCGGCGGGAAATGCGGCGCTTGGAGAACGGCTACGAGGTGCTGGAACGGGTGCGGGAAGCCTTGGCCGACGTGGCCAAGGTGGAAAAGGACGCCTCCATGGCCGACGGTGGGCGGGATCTCACCATGGTCTTCGTGCCGCTCCGCCGCGGCTCGTCGTAA
- a CDS encoding CoA-binding protein, translated as MSTEFCEFPLANASDEEIKAILEEAKTVAVVGLSDNPERESYQVAAYLKAQGYRIIPVNPNVREVLGERAYPTLSDIPKDIKVDVVDIFRRPEFIPEIVDQAIARGAKAVWMQKGLAHNAAADKARTAGLAVVMDRCMMVEHRRLVQG; from the coding sequence ATGAGTACCGAGTTCTGCGAGTTTCCGTTGGCCAACGCCAGCGACGAGGAAATCAAGGCGATCCTCGAGGAGGCCAAGACCGTGGCGGTGGTGGGGCTTTCCGACAACCCCGAGCGCGAGTCGTACCAGGTAGCTGCGTACCTCAAGGCCCAGGGCTACCGCATCATCCCCGTCAACCCCAACGTCCGGGAGGTGCTGGGCGAGCGGGCCTACCCCACCCTGAGCGACATCCCGAAAGACATCAAGGTTGATGTGGTGGACATCTTCCGCCGTCCCGAGTTCATCCCGGAAATCGTGGATCAGGCCATTGCCCGCGGTGCCAAAGCGGTTTGGATGCAAAAGGGTCTGGCGCACAACGCCGCCGCCGACAAAGCTCGGACTGCCGGCCTGGCGGTGGTGATGGACCGCTGCATGATGGTGGAGCACCGCCGCCTGGTGCAGGGCTAG
- a CDS encoding cytochrome c → MNGKTRFKAWMAAVVPVLAVAVGLVWAADKAPDGKTLFREYCKPCHGPDSPNGEVTPMTLIQDQWERFFKEKLVPSHGNLDDPKGSGKKLLEVLTPELLEKIKKFALEHAADSEHPMTCG, encoded by the coding sequence GTGAACGGGAAAACAAGGTTTAAAGCCTGGATGGCCGCGGTGGTGCCGGTGCTAGCCGTGGCGGTGGGTTTGGTTTGGGCTGCCGACAAGGCTCCGGACGGGAAGACCCTGTTCCGCGAGTACTGCAAGCCCTGTCATGGGCCCGATTCACCCAACGGTGAGGTCACGCCCATGACCCTCATCCAGGACCAGTGGGAGCGCTTCTTCAAGGAAAAGCTGGTGCCCTCGCACGGCAACCTGGACGATCCCAAGGGAAGCGGGAAGAAGCTCCTGGAGGTGTTGACGCCGGAGCTTCTGGAAAAAATCAAGAAGTTCGCTTTGGAACACGCTGCGGATTCCGAACACCCCATGACTTGTGGCTAA
- a CDS encoding DUF3373 family protein, whose protein sequence is MKRVFASFLLLVAPLAVFGQQSSQDEAEKLRQQLKEIEKRLQKVEKQAAQDRIRFGGDYRFEAHSIAATIPDYYDGMALQAGLVNTMFYYGATGQLPTSPAAVQQFIASHYGDYLYFTNSLTFDQLKSAMASFPPQMQQQLMMMLLPGAYRHGYDADNSLMYTNRLRLTMDADVAENVTFSGRLAMYKTWGDSTAVQVFNGQANSFSIDGNTVGVPNSDILRVERAYFTWNNIAGLPLYLSIGRRPSTGGPPMNLRKGELRGGTPMGSLIDFQFDGITVGYHLGEHSTLRFCYGRGYESGFGNGEVLKQPADRLEDADFFGINWDVYSDDNTLLQTTVARAFNITDGFNGLIVLPANPLTGQPVNAPVVMRFTPSANLGDMDIAGVLLKRKDGPFDWFLNVNYVKSHPDPVTTPFGGLFSDPFEVPKSHSGSMWYLGGRYTFNNDHTMVGLEYNHGSKYWFNFTPAQDDIFAPKTAARGDVAEAYLIHQLAKRFFVRLGVINYQYDYSGSSWHLGAPKKLDSKPILGFPTYDDATVVTLSMTARF, encoded by the coding sequence ATGAAACGTGTTTTTGCATCGTTCCTGCTCCTGGTTGCTCCGCTTGCCGTCTTTGGCCAGCAGAGCAGCCAAGACGAAGCGGAAAAGCTACGGCAGCAACTGAAGGAAATCGAAAAGCGCTTGCAAAAGGTGGAAAAGCAGGCGGCCCAGGACCGTATTCGGTTCGGTGGCGACTACCGCTTTGAGGCCCATTCCATTGCTGCCACGATCCCCGACTATTACGACGGCATGGCCCTGCAAGCGGGGTTGGTGAACACCATGTTCTACTACGGGGCGACGGGTCAGCTCCCCACCTCGCCGGCGGCGGTGCAGCAGTTCATCGCTTCGCACTACGGCGACTACCTGTACTTCACCAACTCGCTAACGTTTGACCAGCTGAAGAGCGCCATGGCTTCTTTCCCGCCGCAAATGCAGCAGCAGCTCATGATGATGCTACTCCCCGGTGCGTACCGGCACGGGTACGATGCCGACAACAGCCTCATGTACACCAACCGCCTGCGCCTCACCATGGATGCGGATGTGGCGGAAAACGTCACGTTTTCCGGCCGGCTCGCCATGTACAAGACCTGGGGGGACTCCACCGCGGTTCAGGTGTTCAACGGCCAAGCCAACAGCTTCAGCATTGACGGCAACACCGTAGGCGTGCCCAACTCCGACATCCTGCGCGTGGAGCGTGCCTACTTCACCTGGAACAACATTGCCGGTTTGCCGCTTTACCTGTCCATCGGTCGTAGGCCTTCCACCGGTGGTCCGCCCATGAACCTGCGCAAGGGCGAGCTGCGGGGCGGCACGCCCATGGGCTCCCTCATTGACTTTCAGTTCGACGGCATCACCGTTGGCTACCATTTGGGTGAGCACTCCACCTTGCGGTTCTGCTACGGCCGCGGGTATGAGTCCGGCTTTGGCAACGGCGAGGTTTTGAAGCAGCCCGCCGACCGGCTTGAAGACGCCGACTTTTTCGGCATCAACTGGGACGTTTACAGCGACGACAACACCCTGCTGCAAACCACGGTGGCCCGGGCGTTCAACATCACCGACGGCTTTAACGGCCTCATCGTGCTGCCGGCCAACCCGCTTACCGGGCAACCGGTGAATGCGCCGGTGGTGATGCGGTTTACGCCTTCCGCCAACCTCGGCGATATGGACATTGCTGGCGTTCTCCTGAAGCGCAAGGACGGACCCTTCGATTGGTTCCTCAACGTCAACTACGTGAAGAGCCACCCTGACCCGGTGACCACCCCCTTTGGTGGTTTGTTCAGCGATCCCTTTGAGGTTCCCAAGTCCCATTCGGGATCCATGTGGTACCTGGGGGGCCGCTACACCTTCAACAACGACCACACCATGGTGGGGTTGGAGTACAACCACGGCTCCAAGTACTGGTTCAACTTCACGCCGGCCCAGGACGACATCTTTGCCCCCAAGACCGCAGCTCGGGGCGATGTGGCCGAGGCTTACCTCATTCACCAGCTGGCCAAGCGCTTCTTCGTGCGGCTGGGAGTCATCAACTACCAGTACGACTATTCGGGCTCCAGCTGGCATCTGGGAGCCCCCAAGAAGCTGGATTCCAAGCCGATTCTGGGCTTCCCGACCTACGACGACGCCACGGTGGTCACGCTTTCTATGACCGCCCGGTTCTAA
- the pncA gene encoding bifunctional nicotinamidase/pyrazinamidase, with protein sequence MEALLVVDVQNDFCPGGALPVPHGDEVVPVINRLCTRFPVVVASQDWHPEDHVSFASNHPGKQVLDVVEVEGQPQVLWPDHCVAGSWGADFHPGLETRFFRMIIRKGTDPRVDSYSAFRDNRKDRVTGLAGFLRELGVTAVTVVGLATDYCVAATALDAVELGFGARVFLPACRAVGAPPGHTEKTLERLRQAGVTLIENE encoded by the coding sequence ATGGAAGCCCTGCTGGTGGTGGACGTGCAAAACGACTTTTGCCCAGGAGGCGCCTTGCCGGTGCCCCACGGGGACGAGGTGGTGCCGGTGATCAACCGCCTGTGTACCCGCTTTCCCGTGGTGGTGGCAAGCCAGGACTGGCACCCCGAGGATCACGTGTCCTTTGCCTCCAACCACCCGGGCAAGCAGGTGCTGGACGTGGTGGAGGTAGAGGGCCAGCCGCAGGTGCTTTGGCCTGACCACTGCGTGGCCGGCAGCTGGGGAGCGGATTTCCACCCGGGCTTGGAGACCCGTTTCTTCCGCATGATCATCCGCAAGGGCACCGATCCCCGGGTGGACTCCTACTCCGCCTTCCGGGACAACCGCAAGGACCGCGTTACGGGGCTGGCCGGCTTCCTCCGGGAGCTGGGGGTTACCGCCGTTACCGTGGTGGGGCTGGCCACCGATTACTGCGTGGCCGCCACAGCCCTGGACGCGGTGGAGCTGGGCTTTGGCGCCAGGGTGTTTCTCCCCGCCTGTCGGGCGGTGGGGGCTCCCCCCGGGCACACGGAAAAGACCCTGGAGCGCTTGCGCCAGGCCGGGGTCACGCTTATCGAAAACGAATAG